One Pyxicephalus adspersus chromosome 3, UCB_Pads_2.0, whole genome shotgun sequence genomic window carries:
- the NOCT gene encoding nocturnin isoform X2, whose amino-acid sequence MDVQIAIPISTRITGYHVVSAQVCSMGNSTSRLYSALAKTLSSTAAIPQPQDYLEQSEHDQLEPLDPNDLLEECQAALKERPPRLNREFVYHREDCNSPHPFRVMQWNILAQALGEGKDNFIKCPMEALKWEERKYLILEEILIYRPDVLCLQEVDHYFDTFQPILSRLGYQCTFLAKPWSPCLDVERNNGPDGCALFFLQDRFQLISSAKFRLSARSLKTNQVAIAEILQCKQTGRPVCIAVTHLKARTGWERFRLAQGSDLLRNLESLTQGAKTPLVVCGDFNADPTEEVYKRFASSSLNLNSAYKVLSEDGETEPPYTTWKIRPTGESCDTLDYIWYSKHALKVNAALSLLTEEQIGPNRLPSFTYPSDHLSLICDFSFNMDPERLL is encoded by the exons ATGGATGTACAGATTGCTATTCCAATCTCCACAAGGATTACTGGATACCATGTTGTATCTGCTCAAG TCTGTTCCATGGGAAACAGTACTAGTCGCCTGTACAGTGCTCTTGCCAAGACTCTCAGCAGCACTGCAGCCATCCCTCAGCCTCAGGACTACCTGGAACAGTCGGAGCATGACCAACTGGAACCACTGGATCCCAACGATCTTCTGGAGGAATGCCAAGCTGCCCTTAAGGAAAGACCTCCTCGGCTCAATAGAGAATTTGTCTACCACAGAGAAGATTGCAACAGCCCCCACCCTTTCAGGGTGATGCAGTGGAATATCCTTGCTCAAG CCCTTGGAGAAGGCAAAGATAACTTTATCAAGTGTCCAATGGAAGCACTGAAGTGGGAGGAAAGAAAGTACCTGATCTTGGAGGAGATCCTTATTTATCGCCCTGACGTCTTGTGCCTGCAGGAAGTGGACCACTATTTTGATACTTTCCAGCCAATACTCAGTAGATTAGGTTACCAATGCACTTTTCTAGCAAAGCCATGGTCCCCCTGCCTTGATGTCGAGCGCAACAATGGGCCTGATGGCTGTGCCTTGTTCTTTTTACAAGACAGATTTCAGCTGATCAGCAGTGCCAAATTCAGGTTGTCTGCTCGGTCACTGAAAACAAACCAAGTGGCTATTGCAGAAATCTTGCAGTGTAAACAGACTGGCAGACCGGTGTGCATTGCTGTTACCCACCTGAAGGCCCGCACTGGGTGGGAGAGATTCAGGCTTGCACAGGGCTCTGATCTCTTGCGGAATCTGGAATCGCTCACACAAGGGGCCAAAACTCCCCTAGTTGTATGTGGGGACTTCAATGCAGATCCAACAGAGGAAGTATATAAACGGTTTGCTTCCTCAAGCCTGAATCTGAACAGTGCCTACAAGGTGCTCAGTGAAGATGGTGAGACCGAACCTCCCTACACAACCTGGAAAATCCGACCCACGGGAGAGTCCTGCGATACCTTAGATTATATTTGGTATTCCAAGCATGCTCTGAAAGTTAATGCTGCCTTGAGTCTGCTTACAGAAGAGCAGATTGGGCCAAACAGGCTGCCATCTTTCACCTACCCATCAGATCACCTTTCCCTGATCTGTGACTTCAGTTTCAACATGGACCCAGAGAGGTTGTTATAG